A window from Salvia miltiorrhiza cultivar Shanhuang (shh) chromosome 2, IMPLAD_Smil_shh, whole genome shotgun sequence encodes these proteins:
- the LOC131012657 gene encoding cyclin-U1-1-like, translated as MLSGGERRHLQPRLTEPSSYDASATPRVLTVLSCVLEKLVARNDQLSGGGGRGYGKRLSAFHGVRSPAIGLDKYVERIYKYTSCSPSCFVVAFVYIDRLLHRYPDSLVVSLNVHRLLVTSVMIASKTLDDEHYNNAFYARVGGVSNSELNKLELELLFLLDFDVTVSSRIFESYCQHLEKEMLCNDLVERLPAPGITISVDDVTEISVGDAQTSSPPILVDS; from the exons ATGTTATCCGGCGGCGAACGGCGGCACCTCCAGCCGCGGCTGACGGAGCCGAGCAGCTACGACGCGTCGGCCACTCCCAGAGTCCTCACCGTGCTCTCCTGCGTGCTGGAGAAGCTCGTCGCTCGGAACGACCAAttgagcggcggcggcggcagaggcTACGGGAAGAGGCTGAGCGCGTTCCACGGCGTCCGATCGCCGGCGATCGGGCTGGATAAGTACGTGGAGCGGATCTACAAGTACACGAGCTGCAGCCCGTCGTGCTTCGTGGTGGCGTTCGTCTACATCGACCGGCTGCTCCACCGCTATCCGGATTCGCTGGTGGTCTCGCTCAATGTTCATCGATTGCTCGTCACCAGCGTCATGATTGCTTCCAAAACTCTCGATGATGA ACACTACAACAACGCATTCTACGCTCGAGTTGGTGGGGTGAGCAATTCGGAACTAAACAAGCTAGAACTCGAGCTACTTTTTCTGTTAGATTTTGATGTTACTGTTAGCTCTCGAATTTTCGAGAGCTATTGCCAGCATTTGGAGAAAGAAATGCTCTGCAACGATCTCGTCGAGAGGCTACCAGCGCCGGGGATAACCATCTCCGTCGACGATGTCACTGAGATTTCTGTGGGAGACGCACAAACTTCTTCACCACCCATCCTAGTCGATTCATAG
- the LOC131012658 gene encoding uncharacterized protein LOC131012658, whose amino-acid sequence MSKSYGDKYDFKWMAELENWIQLLVIEDGCKDWRRRALVQEGTLTSSIPSSSSGEEPICDSNPSSYPDSFFMCEENWQHRDMNDSVLLMLKSMLPDFFLLPKYD is encoded by the exons ATGTCGAAATCCTACGGAGACAAGTATGATTTCAAATGGATGGCTGAGCTGGAGAATTGGATTCAATTGTTGGTGATTGAAGATGGATGCAAAGATTGGCGTCGCCGGGCTTTAGTCCAAGAAGGTACACTCACTTCGTCTATCCCTAGTTCTTCCTCCGGTGAAGAACCGATTTGTGATTCAAACCCTAGTTCTTACCCAGATTCATTTTTTATGTGTGAGGAAAACTGGCAACATAGGGATATGAACGACAGCGTGTTGTTGATGCTGAAATCCATGCTGCCTGATTTTTTTCTG CTGCCCAAATACGACTAA